The genome window AAAACAGGCCGGTATTCTTGCTGGCGGCGGCAAGCAGGTTTTCGGATCGGTCCTTGGTGTAGGCATAGGCCGATTCAGCGGAATAATCCTTGTCGTCGTGATCCCCATCGTGGCGTTCGGATGGTCGGATTTGATCGGGTGAATAAGGCTCAGCCATGTTTCTTCCTCCTGTACTGAAGCTGTTCAGAAATCACGTGTGGCGGCGAAAATAGCTCGCGATGATATCAACCACCCGCTCCATTTGGGCCGGCTCGAGCTCCGGAAAGATCGGAAGCGCCAGCGTTTCGCCGGCCGCCCGTTCGGATTGCGGAAAATCGCCGGCCTGTTGCCCGAGATAGGCAAAGCAGGGCTGGAGATGCAGCGGAATGGGATAGTAAATGGCGACCCCAATGCCGTTTTCGGCCAAATGGCGTTGCAGTGCGTCCCGGTGTCGGGGTGCACGGATGACGAACTGGTTGTAAACATGCTTGCCGTTGACTTCGATGGGCAACCCGACATGCTCCTGAAGTCCGGCGTCCGCAAACAGCATCCGGTATCTTGCGGCATTGTCCCGCCGCATTGCCGTCCATTGATCGAGATATGCGAGCTTGACCGAAAGAACGAGCGCCTGCAAGGCATCGAGACGGAAATTACCACCGATTTCCGTGTGGCGATAGCGCTCGGCTCCGCCATGAACGCGCAACCGGACAAGGTGATCCCGGTCGCTTTCGCTCTGGGCGCTTACCAGCCCACCATCTCCGAATCCGCCCAGATTTTTGGACGGGAAAAAGGAAAAACAGCCATAGTCGCCCATTGATCCGGCGCGTTTTCCCCCATATTCGGCCCCGATGGCCTGTGCGGCATCTTCGATGATGCTCAGATGGAAGGTTCTGGCGATTTCGGTGATGGGGCCCATGTCGGCGCACTGGCCATAGAGATGGACAGGGATGATGGCCTTGAGCCGTTCGCGATCGGATGGTTTCAAATCGTCGATTGTATGCGCCAGTTTCGCCGGATCGATCGTGAAGGTGCGGGGCTCGATATCCACGAACAGCGGTATTGCGCCAAGGCGGGCAATGGCGCCCGCGGTGGCAAAAAACGTGTAAGGACTGGTGATGACGAGATCGCCTGGCCGGGTACCGATGGCCATCAGGGAGATCAGCAGGGCATCGGTTCCGGAGGAGACGCCGACGGCAAAGGGGACGCCGCAGTAATCGGCCATTTCGGCCTCGAATTGGCGGACGGGTTCTCCGAGAATGAATTGCTGGGATTCCAGAAGCGCCGTCAGACGGGGCGTCAGACGATCCCGAATCTGGTCGTATTGCCGGGTC of Desulfatirhabdium butyrativorans DSM 18734 contains these proteins:
- a CDS encoding DegT/DnrJ/EryC1/StrS family aminotransferase, with the translated sequence MNVPLLDLTRQYDQIRDRLTPRLTALLESQQFILGEPVRQFEAEMADYCGVPFAVGVSSGTDALLISLMAIGTRPGDLVITSPYTFFATAGAIARLGAIPLFVDIEPRTFTIDPAKLAHTIDDLKPSDRERLKAIIPVHLYGQCADMGPITEIARTFHLSIIEDAAQAIGAEYGGKRAGSMGDYGCFSFFPSKNLGGFGDGGLVSAQSESDRDHLVRLRVHGGAERYRHTEIGGNFRLDALQALVLSVKLAYLDQWTAMRRDNAARYRMLFADAGLQEHVGLPIEVNGKHVYNQFVIRAPRHRDALQRHLAENGIGVAIYYPIPLHLQPCFAYLGQQAGDFPQSERAAGETLALPIFPELEPAQMERVVDIIASYFRRHT